Within the Candidatus Palauibacter scopulicola genome, the region CTCCTTGAGACCCAGGCTCGTGACTTCCCGCACGACCTTGATCACCTGGATCTTCTTGCTGCCCACCGCCGTGAGGACGACGTCGAACTCCGTCTGCTCCTCCTCGGCGGCGTCGCCTCCACCACCGGGAGCGGCGGCGACGGCGACCGGCGCGGAAGCCGACACGCCGAAGGTTTCCTCCATTTTGTCTTTCAACTCGGCGGCCTCAAGCACCGTCAGCGAGCCGATCTGCTGCAGAAGATCGTCGATTTTGGACATGTTCTTCCGTTCCCTGGATCCTGTACGCATTCCGCACGCCCGCACGTCGCGGACATGCGTCCCACCTCAGGCGGACTCGTTCTTCCTTCCGACCTGTTCGATCATGTCTGCGATGTCGCGGAGGAGCGCATTCAGAGCGCCGGCGATGCCACCGACGCTCGCCGTGAGCCCGCCCGCGATGCTGCCGAGCAGCACCTCGCGCGACGGAAGATCGGCGATGCGCCCCACTTCCTCCGGCGACGTTTCCACCCGGTTTATGACGCCGACCTTCACCACCGGCCGGTCCTCGTTCGCTTTCGCGAATTCCTTCAGCACCCTGGCCGGCGTGACCGGGTCGGCGTCGCTGAGGATGAGCCCCGTCGGACCCTCGAGATGGGCGCTCAGATCCGGGAGATCCAGATCCTCGAGCGCCCGCTTCATGAGGGTGTTCTTCACGACCCGATAGCTCAGGCCTTCATCTCGGAGTCGCGTTCGGAAATCCGTGATCGCCTTCACGTTCAGCCCCGTGAAGTCGGTCAGGTAAATCGTCCCGCTCTCTTCGATCTGCGCAGTGAGTTCCTGCGTGACGCGCTGCTTTTCTTCGAGTCTCATGGATCTATCGGTACAGGTCCTCGTCGACGGAAACACCGAGACCCATCGTGCTGGTCACGGTCACGCTCTTCACGTAGCGGCCCTTCGCCGCGGCGGGCTTCAGCCGCACGATCTCGTCCATGAGCGCAGCGAGATTCTCGTTCAGCCGGTCGAGTTCGAAACTCACCTTTCCGATCGGCGCATGCACGTTGCCGGTACGGTCCACCCGGAACTCGATCTTGCCCGCCTTCGACTCCCGAACGGCCCGGCCCACATCCATGGTGACCGTGCCCGCCTTCGGCGTGGGCATGAGGCCGCGCGGACCGAGTATCCGGCCCAGCCTGGCCACATCCTTCATGAGATCCGGGGTCGCGATCGCGACGTCGAAGTCGAGCCACCCCTCCTGGATCTGCTCGATGTACTCGGTCCCCACGTAGTCCGCACCGGCCTCCGTCGCCTCGGCCGCCCGGTCGGCCTTCACGAGAGCAAGCACGCGCACCTTGCGGCCCGTACCCGCGGGCAGGATGACCGTGCCGCGCACGATCTGATCCGCCTTGCGCGGGTCCACGCCGAGGCGTATCGCCGCCTCGACCGTCTCGTCGAAGTTCGCGAACGCCGATTCCCGCACGCGCTCGAGCGCCTCGCGGGGCGCGAAAGCGCCGTTCGCCGGAGCGGCTTCTACGGCGGAGCG harbors:
- the rplL gene encoding 50S ribosomal protein L7/L12; translated protein: MSKIDDLLQQIGSLTVLEAAELKDKMEETFGVSASAPVAVAAAPGGGGDAAEEEQTEFDVVLTAVGSKKIQVIKVVREVTSLGLKEAKAVVDNAPGPVKEGVSKEEAEEIKAKLEEQGATADLK
- the rplJ gene encoding 50S ribosomal protein L10, producing MRLEEKQRVTQELTAQIEESGTIYLTDFTGLNVKAITDFRTRLRDEGLSYRVVKNTLMKRALEDLDLPDLSAHLEGPTGLILSDADPVTPARVLKEFAKANEDRPVVKVGVINRVETSPEEVGRIADLPSREVLLGSIAGGLTASVGGIAGALNALLRDIADMIEQVGRKNESA
- the rplA gene encoding 50S ribosomal protein L1, which codes for MPKRGKKYRSAVEAAPANGAFAPREALERVRESAFANFDETVEAAIRLGVDPRKADQIVRGTVILPAGTGRKVRVLALVKADRAAEATEAGADYVGTEYIEQIQEGWLDFDVAIATPDLMKDVARLGRILGPRGLMPTPKAGTVTMDVGRAVRESKAGKIEFRVDRTGNVHAPIGKVSFELDRLNENLAALMDEIVRLKPAAAKGRYVKSVTVTSTMGLGVSVDEDLYR